One Indicator indicator isolate 239-I01 chromosome Z, UM_Iind_1.1, whole genome shotgun sequence genomic window carries:
- the SLC49A3 gene encoding solute carrier family 49 member A3 has translation MEGSEADRLLGEGGLGHLGQFKTYRRRWFLLASVCLLNCSNAMLWLTFAPVADKTAAYFHISLEMVNWLSIVYLLISIPFGLVATWVLDSVGLRCAVILSAWLNMTGSIIRMFSVLKFLSLGSQNYLYLFIGQCLCALAQPLIIFSPTKLAALWFPDHQRATANMIASMSNPLGILIANVLSPALVPEGKHIPLMLGVYAVPAVTACALATVGIHEKVPPTPPSASATNSTSQPFLTGLKMLLRNKSYIVLAVCFGGGIGMFTCFSALLEQILCEKGYSNGFAGLNGALFTVCGLLGAFLLGLYVDRTRKFIESTKICFCLSALASIMFAVASRFRHQDVTLAITSSLFGFFGFAIYPIAMELAVECSYPVGEGTSTGLIFVASQIEGVILMILLQALTVRVSEDPSSTCALDQDGALDWTTAVLVLAGLCSAMACFYVAFFHTDYKRLRAERNKGDLVKAEDTESAPEA, from the exons ctgtggctgaCCTTTGCTCCTGTTGCTGATAAGACAGCTGCCTACTTCCACATTTCCCTGGAGATGGTCAACTGGCTCTCAATAGTGTACCTCCTCATCTCGATCCCATTTGGTCTGGTGGCAACATGGGTTCTTGACAGCGTGGGGCTCAGATGTGCT gtgaTCCTGAGTGCGTGGCTGAACATGACAGGTAGCATCATCCGGATGTTCAGCGTCCTGAAGTTCCTGAGCTTGGGTTCCCAGAACTACTTGTACCTGTTTATTGGGCAATGCCTTTGTGCACTGGCACAGCCCCTTATCATCTTTTCACCAACGAAACTAGCAGCACTGTGGTTCCCAGACCATCAGAGAGCAACAGCAAATATGATTGCATCGATGt ccaATCCCTTGGGTATTCTTATAGCAAACGTGCTGTCACCTGCACTAGTTCCTGAAGGAAAACACATCCCATTGATG TTGGGTGTTTATGCAGTCCCAGCGGTAACAGCCTGTGCTCTAGCAACTGTGGGGATTCATGAGAAGGTTCCGCCAACACCTCCTTCAGCCAGTGCCACTAATTCCACTTCCCAGCCATTCCTCACAGGGCTCAAAATG ctcttGAGAAACAAGTCGTACATCGTCCTGGCAGTGTGCTTTGGTGGAGGAATTGGGATGTTCACCTGCTTCTCAGCTCTGCTAGAACAGATCCTTTGTGAAAAGGGGTATTCAAAC GGATTTGCTGGCCTGAATGGTGCACTGTTCACAGTGTGTGGCTTGTTGGGTGCTTTCCTGCTAGGCCTTTATGTCGACCGGACAAGGAAGTTCATAGAGTCTACCAAGATTTGTTTCTGCCTGAGTGCACTTGCCAGCATCATGTTTGCAGTG GCTTCTCGGTTCAGACATCAGGATGTCACACTGGCCATCACCAGCTCGCTCTttggtttctttgggtttgCCATCTACCCCATTGCCATGGAGCTGGCTGTGGAGTGCTCCTACCCCGTGGGAGAGGGCACATCTACAGGCCTGATTTTTGTTGCAAG CCAGATTGAAGGTGTGATTTTAATGATTCTGCTACAAGCCCTCACTGTGCGTGTTTCTGAAGATCCATCTTCCACCTGTGCCCTTGACCAGGATGGAGCCCTGGACTGGACAA CTGCAGTACTGGTGCTGGCTGGCCTTTGCAGCGCTATGGCTTGTTTCTACGTCGCCTTCTTCCACACTGACTATAAGCGGCTCCGTGCTGAAAGAAACAAAGGTGATTTGGTCAAAGCAGAAGATACAGAAAGTGCTCCTGAAGCCTAA